The Pan paniscus chromosome 22, NHGRI_mPanPan1-v2.0_pri, whole genome shotgun sequence genome has a segment encoding these proteins:
- the LOC100995791 gene encoding putative uncharacterized protein encoded by BRWD1-AS2 — protein sequence MLGRIRPNRQPQLRAAPPTRTPSAKRCILCNFLPGCWLVGVVAGSRQLSAPQTLRQRRHTRPPPQERGSGRRSPLREARRANPHFKGFRVLEARDLPWGARRAGPRRPVREMTLPSDPERATLPKPRLGAPAVPRRGPRSHGGRR from the coding sequence ATGCTTGGACGGATCCGGCCGAACCGTCAGCCGCAGCTGCGCGCTGCTCCCCCGACTCGCACCCCCTCGGCGAAGCGCtgcattttatgtaattttctgcCGGGCTGCTGGCTTGTGGGGGTTGTGGCTGGGTCTCGGCAGCTTTCAGCGCCGCAGACGCTCCGGCAACGCCGGCATACGAGGCCCCCGCCCCAGGAGCGCGGGTCCGGGCGGCGTTCCCCTCTGCGGGAGGCGCGGCGAGCCAATCCTCACTTTAAAGGCTTTCGTGTCCTCGAAGCGAGGGATCTTCCGTGGGGGGCAAGACGCGCTGGCCCCAGACGACCGGTCCGTGAAATGACCCTTCCGAGCGACCCGGAGCGGGCGACCTTGCCAAAGCCGCGACTCGGGGCCCCTGCGGTCCCGCGTAGAGGACCCAGGTCCCACGGGGGTCGGCGGTGA